Genomic window (Cololabis saira isolate AMF1-May2022 chromosome 10, fColSai1.1, whole genome shotgun sequence):
CCTCTTTGTCTAACTACCTGTCCTTTTATTGAAATCATGAAAAAATAATGACACAAATGCTTTAACTGACATACATGATGATAAGCATTACTTCATTTATTTAAGGTCTTGCACAGGTTACATCTTTCTGCCAGTAAGTTAGCAAAACTCTACCCTGGCTTCAACCCAACTTGCATCAGATGCAGGCAGGACCCAGCTATCCTTAGTCACATGTTTTGGTTCTGCCCAAAGCTAGATCTATTTTGGGAAAATATATTCAATACATTTTCATATATGTGTAATAAAATCATCAGTCCCAACCCATTGACTTCATTATTTGGGGTCTTCCCTCAGGAGACGCTAATATCTCGGCACCAGGCGGAAGCTGTAGCATTCTCAACTCTACTTGCACGACGTCTGATACTTCTTAGCTGGAAAAAGCCCACACCTCCCTCTCATAAGCGCTGGGTGGAAGACGTGATGTCTCACCTCAAACTGGAACAAGTGAAGTACACTGCCCGGGGCGATACTCACAGATATTATAAAGTTTGGCAGCCATTTCTATCTTATTTGAAGAGAAATTTTTGACATAGTGTAGCCACCCGATCCCCCCCACCTCCTTTATTTATATACGTGTgtatatgcatttgtatggtatgcatatgtatgtgtatgtacatgtatgtgccggaattagccaaaaggctattttgcatccgctgtccctggactgatgtaaaaatagtcaacctaaaagaaagaattattagctacaatcaataaaacatttctgaaTAAAAAGGCTATATCAAAATAGAGATTAAGAGGTaaaaactaagctaaaatacataaacacacaggttaacataaactcaacaacagacaattgctacacacgaaaaacagaacaacatgaagcagcaacagtaacgtcagtattaataacacaagacacagtaacacactaacaggccaaaaacaaacaagacaaaagcactaaacacagaataaaaagccatgcacaaaaagcaacattATGACTAGACAAACTAATAGGCAACATGACAGGTGGATCAGACAAACACCGACAGGCAGGGCAGCAAGCCAGGAAAATTACACACTAAAATTCAATGTTGACAGCCTTGACCACTAATTAACCACTTTTTTAGATAAAatttaaaacaagaataatgtGATTGGtttctgtatgtgtatgtatgtgtatgtatgtatgtatgtgtatagattattttattacatttccttTTGGATATGTGTTTTATATATTACATTGTATTTAAATTGTCGTAACATATGCATACATTGTATCTGCTTTTGTATGCTGTGCTGTGGTTTTATTTTCATGATTTTGCATATGTATGTGGAAATGTGTGTATCTATACATATATGGACAGTAATaggtatatgtgtatatatttatgctttAATGCATGTAGAAATATCTATGAGTAAGAATGTTTGTAATGAATAAGCTTGTACGCGGGTGAATATAAAATCACATCGTAAATAATGTACACATTTATATATAGATGAATACAGGAACTCAGGGTAAATAGTgctcatataataataataatacctttatttatagagcacttttccaaaacaagtcacaaagtgctttacatgcaattaaaaacaggaaacaaacaattagtacaattaagacacaattgagagataaaaacagacaaataatacaatcagttaaacgcaagtctaaaatagtgagtttttaaaagtgCCTTAAAAGAAGACAATGTGTTAGCTACCCTgatctcctccggcaggtcATTCCATAAGCGAGGGGCTAAAACAGAAAAGGCCCGGTCACCCTTGGTCTTTAAGTTGGACCAAGGAATGGCCAGGAATGACCCACCAGAGGATCTCAGGGTGCGTTCAGGCTCGTATGGGGTCAGGAGGTCAGCTATGTAATCAGGAGCTAGCCCCATACGAGCcttaaaagtaataattaaaattttaaaatccaCTCTAAaacggactgggagccagtgaagggactTTAAAATTGGTGTGATATGTTCTCTCCTGTTGAACCGGGTAATGAGtctggctgctgcattttgaattAACTGTAGTTTATTTAGATTTTGCTGAGTGAGGCATGAAAAAAGTGAATTGCAGTAATCTAACCGGGatgaaataaatgcatgtataactgtCTCTAAGTTTTTAGATGAAAGAAATGACCTGATTTTGGATATTTTTCTAAGATGGAAGAAGCATGATTGGACAACGGAATTTATATGCTGGTCGAAATTGAGGTGTTTGTCAAAAATAATACCGAGGTTTCTACAAGAAGTGGTGATGTTGGATGAAAGGGGACCAAGATGGGAAGAAATATGATTTTGTGATGAGTCTGGGCCTATGATGAGGATTTCTGTCTTCTCTGAGTTAAATTGTAAAAAGTTTGATGCCATCCAGTTATAGATATCTGCAATGCACATGTGGAGGTTATTTAGTTGATTGGAGTTGCTATTATCAAAGGAAAGGTATAATTGTGTATCATCGGCATAGAAATGGTATTTAATATTGTGTTTTGTAATAATATGACCTAGAGGAAGCATGTAAATGGAGAACAGTAATGGACCGAGAAcagaaccttgaggaactccataatctaatggtgatgaagatgactGAAAATGACCAATTTCTACACAGAAGGACCTTTCGGACAGATAAGAACGGAACCAATCTAAAACCAACCCTGAAATGCCCACCCAATTTTTAAGACGCTCAATTAAAATattatgatcaacagtgtcaaaagccgCAGATAGATCCAACAGGAGTAGAACAGAGTGTTGACCACGATCAGCTGCTAAAAGAAGATCATTTAAAACCTTAAGAAGTGCCGTTTCTGTGCTAAAACCTGCTCTAAAACCCGACTGAAATCTCTCGAAGAGGTCATTACCGTTCATAAAAGAAATAATTTGATCTGCCACTACTTTTTCTAAAACTTTAGCGATAAATGGTAGTTTTGAGATTGGCCGGAAGTTATTGAGGATATCTGGGTCTAGTGAGGGTTTTTTAAGGAGAGGATGTATGACtgccattttgaaataatcaGGAACAAGACCAGATGAGAGCGATGAGTTGAATAGTTCCATCAGAATTGGACAGGTTATGGCAAGGGTTTCTTTTAGGAAGTGGGTAGGAATGACATCGAGAGAGCAAGTTGAGTTTTTCATTTTGGAAATTTTTTCAGTGATATTTTCTATTGTAATAAGGTCAAAGGAATTTAAGGTACGATTGATGCTAGGAGGAGAGGGTTCAGAGACAGGCAGGACAGtaagtgagatattgtttcggatgtttttgattttatctacaaagaaagaatgaaactgTTCACATTTGTCAGTTGACGGTTCAATAATGGCAGGAGGTGGGCTTGAAGTACAGTTTACTACATTGAAAAGGAGTCTGGGATTAGATTTATGGTTGTTGATGAGGTCATTATAATATTTTTCTCTTGCCAATTTCACTGCGGAATTAAAAGTCTTCATTAAATCTCTTAAAATTTGGTGGTCTGCAGGCTTTTTGGAAaccttccattttctttcagcTCTACGACACAACTGTTTCACTGATCTGATATCATTTGTTAGCCAAGGCTGAGGTGTGgttttatattttttgatttttaaaggAGCCACAAGATCCAGAATATTTTTACATGTTGAATTAAAATTAGTAGTGGCATCATTAATATTCACAGAAGAGTTAAAACCAAGGTCAGCAGAGGCAAAGGCATCATAAAATTTAGCAGCTGAAGTAGAGTTAAATGTGCGAGAGTATGAAGGAAtagtgttgttattgttgttaataTTCTGAACGTAAGTATGAAAATGAAGTGATTTATGATCAGAAACCACACTCTCTAGGCATACAACATCACTCATTAGAATGCCATGATATAAAACTAGGTCAAGAACATGTCCCTTATTGTGCGTAGGTCCTGTCAGAGCACGAGAAAGGTTAAAAGTATGAAGTAATTTTAAGAAATCGGTAGCTAAAACATTGTTAGGGCAGCACACatggatgttaaaatcaccTAAAAGCAAGATATCTTTGTGTTTTGGCATGATAATGGAGAGCATTTCATAAAATTCATTAATAAAACCAGAGGAATTTGGTGGCCTGTAAACTAAAACACATAGCGTTTCAGACGAGCCTCTTAAAAGAAAGCACAAATACTCAAAAGATAGAAACACACCAAGATCAATCATTGAgcatttaaaactgtttttataaaACACTACCACTCCACCACCCCTGCCTGAGGCCCTGGGTTTGTTAAAATACAAGAAGCCAGGGGGAGCTGTTTCAACAAGTGGCACAGTGTCATCTGTTGCCAACCAAGATTCAGTAATcataaaaaagtcaatattatgGGCGGTAATAAAATCGTTGCAGATAAATGTTTTGTTCCCTAACGAACGAACATTAAAAAGACTAAAGGTGACAGgcaagggaggaggaggaggtacaGAACTGGGCTGACATTGGATGTGAGATAGCACTTCATGATTGGCACTTCTGTAGGAGGGAGGGTTGTGTGGCCTGTGGTTTATGCTTACAGGAATGTAACTGACATGGTAATGCAAGTTATTAACCATGCTGCAGGGTTGCTCTGGGACACTATAACTGTTATTGAAGGTTTTATTTGAATGAGTTAAGGCAGGCCATGAGGTAGCAGGACCCTCTCTAACAGAATTGGGTGTCAAAGTGAATTTCTTTGGGTCATGCTGGGAGGTGAGTCAGGACAGGTTAGAGGCTATGAAGTTGATAAAGTTTGATGTGAGTTTCCTGGTTCCCTTATGGTTTGGGTGAAGGCCATCAGATTTATAGAGATAATTTTTAGTCCAGAATGAATCAAAATTACTAATAAAACCATAGCCTGTTGCTGTGCAGAAATAATCTAACCACTGATGGAGGCCAAAGAGACGGCTGAAGCGCTCAGATCCAGCCGATAAGGTTGGTAGGGGACCAGATAGAATGCAGCGTTTTCCCAAACTCTCAATAGTTAAGGCCAGCGATTCAATGTCATGCTGCAGCTTGATTGATTGTCTGGAGGACATAACGTCATTCACCCCGCAATGCAATATGACTGTATGGACCGAGGGGTGGAGGTCAATCAGTGTTGGCGAGAGCTCAATTAAATCAGCTACTTTTCCACCAGAAAGACAGTAGGTAACAGCGCCCGGAAGTTTAACATATCTGACAATAGAGTCGCCTAAAACCAAGACTTCTGCTGTGTCAGTGTATTCGGTgctactgtatttggcgagttTAGGAGAGAGCTGGCGATTAACCGGGCAAGCTGTGTTAGCTACGTTAGCACCTTGGGAGGAGGCGGGTTCACGGTCAGATAAGGGGGCGTTGGCTGTATCAGTGCCAGCAGGTGCACGAGTGTTGTTTACCCTGGGACTACTGCACGCAGATGCTGGAGCTAAAAGTCGGGGACGTTTAACAGTGGGAGAGCTATCTCGGGAATTGCAACTGCTGGGCGAGAGGCAGCGTTTGGATGAAAGTTTAACTTCGGGAGCATGAAGAAGAGAGGACATTAAGTCGTCGGAGAGTTCAGCGAGAGGAGCAAAGTGATTGAAGAGCTGAGGGATGTTATCATCTTCATTGGGATTGTAGAGGGGAAGAGAAAGCCTCCTTCTGCTTTTTACTACCGTTGACCAGGATGAGCAGCCGGGAGCGGAGGAGTCACAGTCCGGTTGTTCCAGCCTGGCCAACCGAGAGGAGAGCTCCTCTTGTCGGTGGAGAAGATCTCTGACGAGAAGTTCAATAGCTTGTAGCTCAGTTTTTATGTTTATGATAGCTGATGCTGATGTCACCGCCACCGCCATTCTTCAGTAGGATTATGGAGCGTTGAGGAGACAGGATTGTCAAAGCAGGTAAGATGAGGTCAGGCTGATGGGATGATCAATGCGAGGTCAGCAACAGGCCCACGGGTAGGAGGTTAGCAGTGCGAGTGGTAGGATGGTGGACGCGAGGACTCCAGATGGAGTCCAAAGTGTTGAGATGGTAAAGACAGCAGATACAGCAGGCaaagagctgcagcagcagcagcagctgtagcaggagcagcagcagcactagAACTGTAGCAGgattagcagtagcagcagagctgtagcaggagtagcagtagcagcagagctgtagcagtagcagcagagctgtagcaggagcagcagagctgtagcagtagcagcagagctgtagcaggagcagcagagctgtagcaggagcagcagagctgtagcagtagcagcagagctgtagcaggagcagcagagctgtagcagtagcagcagagctgtagcaggagcagcagagctgtagcaggagcagcagagctgtagcagtagcagcagagctgtagcagtagcagcagagctgtagcaggagcagcagagctgtagcagtagcagcaactACTGTTGTTAGGATTGTTGAACTAGACACCCACAGTCAAAACCAGATTTTCCACATATCCATAGATTTGAGTATTTGGGTCCAGCCATAGTTATTTTTTCACTTAGGCTAGACGTAGCAACCCACTTCCAGTGATGTTAAGCCAGGATAGTTGAGGTTTCATCAGACTGGGTCGTTGGATGCACAAATAAGAGAGCATAAAGGAGGCACATTACGGTTGTCCGATTCCAGTCCTCCAGGCCAGCTGTCCTGCACGTTTCAGattgtttccctgcttcaacataTATATGGTTCATATACAGGGACATATACAGGGACATAGAACTTGGCATGGCAATAATAACTCAGGGATCTGCTGCTTTATACTCAGGTTTACcacaatatatatttatactgcGTAAAATTATTACTATTAATTTTTGTAACTTCAAAATATGTCAAGATATTTTGATGTCTTATAACGAGGGCCAAGACTGCTGCTACAAAAATAAGTGTCTCTTGCATTCATTGTTGAAGTATGTTTAAGCATGTCTGTTACTTTATACTGCtatcatgttcgaaataaacatctttgaaatgaattgaatgtGCAACTAAAAAGTAATCGAAGTTCTTTGGCTGACGGCTGGAGGCTGACTCCAATAATGTGTCAATATTCACTGATTCATGttaaaaatgtccaactttacaacagagatgaacatatttacagtctggttcaaaaAATAGTTTGGGTCTCCACAGATAGATTTCATCTCCATGACATTTGAGAGGTTTGCTGTCTGTTAACTTTGCtctgtttcattttaaaatgcaaattTTACAAATAAAACCATTTTCAGATATGATACTGCTACAGGTTGGGGGCGCGACGGCATCAAAGATGGTCATGGTCTTAATGTGTAGTTGTAAGAGAGGAAATCATAACCAAACCAAATTGGTTTGGTTAACCAATCCCAACGAACCCCCCaatgaagtcctttattttgaaagactaTATGTGATGATGCTTCATTGTTGTGAAAGATTCAGTGTTTGACAGAAAATGAACCAAAATCATCattattttttctccttctgGGAAGTTTGAGACTTTTTCAAAAACCATAATTTTTCTACCACCAGTGTGCAGCAGGTGATGTTGGAATGATTTctccttgttgttgttgtctctTTGTGATGTAATAGAACTAAATTGCATCACAGTGGAATCACTGAGTTCCAAAACCAACTGTTCTGTGAGCCACATTTACATTTGAGCTGAACTTCTGGATACCAGCAGTGACGTTTCAGTGTGAATTATTCCTGTTCAAGATAAACATGAATAACTTGGTTTTTGAGTCGTTCGACGTCCGTTATCCTCCAACCTCTGAGAGAGATTCAGGTGACACATCTGCCggttttcatgcaaaaaccttCCTGTTTACTCTGTGTTAGTCTGTATTGGTGTATATGTTTAAACTTAACTAgaaaatattagtaaaacaaatatttttacatattttttttactttaaactaaagattttcagttttttaataaTCATTGTCTTTGTTATTCTATAGGAAActagtttttttctcttttatgtcAAGAAACACACTTTGTTAAAACTCACTGAACGCTGCTGAAAACTGTATATATAATGACATATATGTATAATGACATATATTTGTGTTTATACTGTGTTACTTGCTGTGAAACAAGAGTTTAAGACTCAGAACAGGTAAAAAATACTTATTTATGGGTGGTTTTAGCAGGTTGATGCTGATCAGAATAGGTAGTGAATCAAAACTTAGAGAAAAGTGTTGAAACCAAAGTAAAAAAACATTGTTGACAAACAGTATtcacattttgtttatataaaaAGCTCATTGCCAATATGCTGTTTACTTACATATACTCACAGGTTTTTGTGGGGGGTTTTGTTGAATATTTTTTCAGtggaaaattaatttaaataagaGTCTGAGTCGGTAGTGAATCAAAACTGAGAGAAAAGTGTTGAAACCAAAGTCAAAAAACACTGTTAACAGACTTATATtcacattttgtttatataaaaAGCCCATTGCCAATATGCTGTTTACTTACATGTACTCACAGGTTACTAACTTGTTggttttttgttgattttttcagtggaaaattaatttaaatacatttaccgGTAAAATGAACATTTCACTGCCAAACCTTTTTGAAGTTATGATAAACATAGTTATTCATATTCAGCCAAGAACTTAACACATACAGTTAATGATTAttgcatataactgtaataatgcAGAACCTTAAAAAAGAGATATATCCAATATTAACTCTGATGTCAGAACTGCAGGTTTTACTACATGTATCCAAGTTAATATCAGCTTCTTTACCTTTTCAGAGGGCGGTGGCAGCACCACCAAACCCATCATCGTCCTCCAGGAGGATGACAGGGTTCCTGCCACTAAGAGGAAGGCCAGCAGGCCTCCACACGCCCCTGGAAAGAGGTCCAGGGATACAGGTGAACCCGCTGCTGTCTCAGCAGAGACCgtcagggagagggagagggagagctgTACCGAGCGGCTGTCGACCACAGAGACCCCTGGTAGCTGTGATGTCCAGCCAAGCTCCAGCAACCCCTCAACCCCCCGACAGGACAACGGGAACACCTACATGTCAGCCTCAGAGAGCAGAGGTACATTCATGGTGGTCTGAAGATACATGAAAGAACTTTTACTGTCATGTTTAGCTCACCACCTATCCATCTATACACATGGAGGGGTTCTTCACTCTTGTAGTAAATGTGTCCGTGTTTGTGTCTGCAGCACGTTTTGAAAGAAAGTACCTGCAGCTTCAGATTCTCGGGGAAGGAGGCTTCGGATCAGTTTATTCTGGGAGAAGAAGAGCTGATAATTTCCCAGTAGGTATCACACCTCTCTTCTCAAGCCTCATGAGTACCGACTCTATCTGACACACTGCTGACTCTGACCTTCAGGTGGCCATCAAACACATCCCTAAAAAGACTGTTGAGACTCGACCAGTGGTGAGCAGTCTGATCCTCAGTTTTGTTCTCCCGTTACGTTGTTGATGATCAAGAAGTCACACATATGAAACTGCATCTacttcatcatctgttttgTTCCTCACATTTAAGTTCCACCTTGGGAAGGTGCGCCAGGTCCCGCTGGAGGTGCTGCTCATGATGAAAGCAGCAGGCCGACCGGCTTCAGCGGGGAAATCTGCAGTCGTGTCGTTCTTGGACTGGTATGACCTGGAGCAGGAGGTTCTCCT
Coding sequences:
- the LOC133452234 gene encoding serine/threonine-protein kinase pim-1-like, translating into MNNLVFESFDVRYPPTSERDSEGGGSTTKPIIVLQEDDRVPATKRKASRPPHAPGKRSRDTGEPAAVSAETVRERERESCTERLSTTETPGSCDVQPSSSNPSTPRQDNGNTYMSASESRARFERKYLQLQILGEGGFGSVYSGRRRADNFPVAIKHIPKKTVETRPVFHLGKVRQVPLEVLLMMKAAGRPASAGKSAVVSFLDWYDLEQEVLLVMERPVPSVDLFNYILNNGGPLQEDTALSIMKQLVNAVLHMHSNRVFHRDIKSENILIQTGSDGLRVRIIDFGCGCVLTDGAYRKFAGTPDFAPPELYMCGGYEAGPTTVWQLGALLYEMLDGLPQFTTTEFICDSIRFSSELSRGCLDLLNLCLVLDPSERATLEQLQQHPRIRHSA